In Quercus robur chromosome 10, dhQueRobu3.1, whole genome shotgun sequence, a genomic segment contains:
- the LOC126702871 gene encoding probably inactive leucine-rich repeat receptor-like protein kinase At5g48380 → MGLKGEFPKGIEDCRELVNLDLSGNEFSGSIPSSIGNCSYLGVLKLDNNKLTGQISQQLSQLKNLRIFSVADNLLSGPVPEFVNINITRESYVNNSGLCGGPLEYCKKHRWEFEVSFRSGFVVGCVFTATLYTPFFMYYINLRVGLKMKNHNKMMSTTKMTTLLARRTNITNLVL, encoded by the coding sequence ATGGGGCTCAAGGGAGAGTTCCCCAAAGGCATTGAGGACTGCAGGGAACTTGTAAACTTAGACCTTTCAGGTAATGAGTTTTCAGGATCAATCCCATCAAGCATAGGAAATTGCTCTTATCTGGGGGTTCTTAAACTTGACAACAACAAGCTAACAGGTCAAATTTCTCAGCAACTCAGCCAACTCAAGAATCTTAGAATCTTTAGTGTTGCTGACAATCTCTTGTCTGGTCCAGTGCCAGAGTTTGTCAACATTAATATTACACGTGAGAGCTATGTAAATAATAGTGGACTTTGTGGAGGACCTTTAGAGTACTGTAAGAAGCATAGATGGGAGTTTGAAGTTTCTTTCAGAAGTGGGTTTGTGGTTGGTTGCGTTTTTACTGCTACTTTGTATACACCTTTTTTCATGTACTATATTAATCTTAGGGTTGGTTTGAAGATGAAGAATCACAATAAGATGATGTCAACAACAAAGATGACAACTTTACTGGCAAGGAGGACGAACATAACAAACCTTGTTCTGTGA